CCAGCGCCGCCTCCACGGCGACCTTGATGAGGTGAGTCGCGCCCGCGGTGGACTGCCCGCTGCGGCCTTGCGGGTCCGCGCCAGCCACGTTGAAATAACGCAGGGCGCAATAGTTGATGTCATGGGCAGCGGCGGTGTCTTCCAGCATCCGCTCGCTCATCAGCTTCGACCAGCCATAGGGGTTGATCGGGACCTGCGGCGTATCCTCCGTGACCGGCGAGACGTCCGGCGTGCCATATGTCGCGGCGGTGGAGCTGAAGATGAAATGCGGCACCCCGCCCGCCACCGCGCTGGCGATCAGGTCGCGCGTCTTGGCGGTGTTATTGTGATAATATTTCAGCGGATCCGCGACCGATTCCGGCACCACGACGGAGCCCGCAAAGTGCATGATTGCTCGCGTGCCCTGCTCGGCAAAGATGCGCGCCAACAGACTGCCATCGGCGATATCGCCTTCGTAGAAGGGCACGCCGTCCGGCACGGCGAAACGGAACCCGGTGACGAGGTTGTCGATCACCGCCACGGGCCATCCGGCGTCCAGCAGGGCCAGCACGGCGTGGCTTCCGATATAACCGGCACCGCCGGTCACGAGAACGGGGACTTTATCGCTCATGGCCGGCCCCCTAACATGGCAAACGCTGCCGTTGGGTAAAATTCGGGCACAGACCGCCCTCCCCCCGCGTTGGTCTGGCAGAAGAGGATCGCAGACATGAACATTCGCTCGAAGATCGTCGCCGCTCTGCTGGCCAGCGGGCTTGGCCTTGCAGGCTGCGCCAGCCCCGCCTTCGTCTCACCCGTATCGGTCACGCGCTTCGTGGCGCCGCAAGCCGCACAGCTTGGCAGCGGCACGATTGCCGTGGTGCCCGCGCCGGGCCTTGGCGTGGAAATGGAAGGCGCGTTTGCAGCCGATTTCCGCACCTATGCCGATGCGCTGGGTGCGGCGCTGGCGGACCAGGGCTATACCGTCGTCCCAGCGGCCGATGCGGCGCAGGTGGCGGAGCTGCGCTTCGACACCGCCGTGTTGGACGCTGCGCAGCGCAGCCCCGTCAATGTAGGCGTGGGCGGATCGACCGGCTCTTATGGCTCCGGCGTGGGCGTGGGCGTGGGCATCAACCTTGGCGGCCGCAAGCCCGATTCGCTCGACCGCTCCATCGGCGTGGTCATTCGCGACAAGGCCAGCACGGCCGTGCTTTGGGAAGGGCGCGCCAGCTTCTCGGCCACGGACAACAGCGACTATGCCGATAATGATGCAGCCGCCATGCGCCTTGCCTATGCGCTGATGGAAGGCTTTCCCGGAAACGACGGCGAGACTATCGAGGTAGAATGAACGACATCCAGATCCACGCCGCTTTCGACAGCGGCAATATCGAAGTCCACTCCATATCGGGCACCGCGGCCAAGCTGGCCCTGCGCAAGGACAAGGACAGCGAATTCAACCAGTGGTTCCACTTCCGTGTCAGCGGCGCGCAGGGGCAGGAACTGGAGCTGAAGATCACCGGTCTGGAAGACAGCGCCTATCCCGCCGGATGGCCGGATTACGACGCCTGCGTATCGGAAGACCGCGAATATTGGGGCCGCGCACCCAGCAGCTATGACAAGGACGCGGACGGCGGCACGCTGACGATCCGCTACATGCCGGAAAGCGACATCGCCTGGTTCGCCTATTTCGCGCCCTATTCCATGGAACGGCATCACGACCTGGTGGCGCAGGCTGCAGAGCGCGGGGGCGTGGATTATCGCTGCCTTGGCAATACGCTGGACGGCCAGCCGCTGGACTGCCTGTCCATGGGCGAAGGCGACAAGCAGGTCTGGCTCTACGCCCGGCAGCATCCCGGCGAAAGCATGGCCGAATGGTGGATGGAAGGCGCGCTGGACGTGCTGTGCGATCCGGCCGATGCCGTGGGCCGTATCCTGCGCCGCAAGTGCCGCCTGCATATCGTGCCCAACTGCAATCCCGATGGCTCGCGCCGCGGGCATTTGCGCACCAATGCGGCGGGCGTAAACCTGAACCGCGAATGGGCAGAGCCGACGGCGGAGCGTTCGCCCGAAGTGCTCGCCATCCGCAATGCCATGGACGAGACCGGCGTGGACTTCGCGATGGACGTGCATGGGGACGAGGCCATTCCGGCGAACTTCCTTGCCGGATTCGAAGGCATCCCTTCCTGGACGGACGAGCAGGGCGATGCCTACTACCGCTATCGCTCCATCCTCGACCGGCGCACGGCGGAGTTCCAGACGGAGCTGGGGTACGCCGTGTCCAAGCCCGGACAGGCCAATCTCTCCATGAGCACGAACCAGCTGGCCGAGCGTTTCGGCGCCGTGTCCATGACGCTGGAAATGCCGTTCAAGGACCACGCGCCCTGCGCGGACGTGGAACAGGGATGGAGCCCGGAACGCTGCCGCATGCTGGCCCGCGAATGCCTGGCCGCGCTGGTCGAATGGCTGGACGACTGATGCCGTAGGCGATGCTCAGGACCATTCTCGACCCCATGCGGGCACGATAGCCTGCCTCGCCCGTTGCCACCCCTCCAAGGGGAAAAATCATGACAGCGGCAGGCAGGCAGCCACACGGCAAGCGAGAGATCGCGTTTGAAATATTCGCGGGGCTGGCGCTGCTCGCCATCCTGGCCAGCTTGGTCCCGACGGACTTCTGGCTGGTGCGCTCGATCGACCTCGTGCGCGAGCCGCTGGTCTTCCTGTGCACCGCGCTCGGCATCGCTGCCTTCTTCATCGTGCGATGCCGCCGCTGGCTGATCGTGGGCGCATTCGGCCTGGCCGCGCTCATCAACCTCTGGCGCATGTGGCCTTATCTTGCGATCGCGCCTGCGCAGATCGCCAGCATCGGCGCGCCCGGAGCGGCGGACGATGCGTGCTTTTCCGCTATGTCCATCAATGTGAAGCAGGAGAACCGCGACTTCGCGCCGGTGCTGGAGCAGATCCGGCTGGCCGACCCCGATATCCTGCTGCTGATGGAGACGGACCAGCGCTGGCTGGACGCGCTGGCCCCTGTGCTCACCGCCTATCCCACTCTTGAGGAATACCCGCTGGACAACGCCTATGGCATGGCCTTCGCGACCCGGCTGCCGTTCCTGGAAGGCACCTATGTCGAGAACACCAGCCGCGATACGCCGACCTTCTACGGCGCAATGGCGCTGCCGGGCGGGGGCGCATTCGAGTTCATCGGCCTGCACCCCAAGCCGCCACTGCCCGGCCAGAGCACGGCCAAGCGCGACGCCAACATCGCCCGCGCCGGCAGCACTACGCCGCGCAAGGCGGCCGAGGCGATCGTGATGGGCGACTTCAACGACGTGCCATGGTCGCGCACCACCGCCGGCTTTCGCGAGGCGGGCGGCTGGCGCGATCCGCGCATCGGACGCGGCGCCTACCCCACTTTCCCCGCGGGTATGACCTGGCTCGGCTGGCCGCTCGACCAGCTGATGGTGAAGGGCGACCTCACGATCAAATCATTCGAGGTGATGGAGCAGACCAGCGCCGATCACCGCGCGATGCTCGCAACAATCTGCGCGGTGGAGCCCTAGGCTCTCAGTCCAGGCTGGCCGGACCGAAGGCGGCGGGCAGCAGCTGCGACAACCGCATTTCCTCTACCGCATCCGGCCCCACGCAGAGCACCAGCGGATCCGTGCCGCCCAGCGCGGCCAGCTCATTCA
This genomic interval from Paraurantiacibacter namhicola contains the following:
- the galE gene encoding UDP-glucose 4-epimerase GalE → MSDKVPVLVTGGAGYIGSHAVLALLDAGWPVAVIDNLVTGFRFAVPDGVPFYEGDIADGSLLARIFAEQGTRAIMHFAGSVVVPESVADPLKYYHNNTAKTRDLIASAVAGGVPHFIFSSTAATYGTPDVSPVTEDTPQVPINPYGWSKLMSERMLEDTAAAHDINYCALRYFNVAGADPQGRSGQSTAGATHLIKVAVEAALGKREKVGVFGTDYDTPDGTGVRDYIHVSDLAAAHVLALEALLADPERNLRMNCGYGRGFSVLEVLDAVDRATNNPIRRELAPRRAGDPGSLVSDNRRILDTLPWQPRHADLDTIVGHALAWERKLDDIRARN
- a CDS encoding DUF4136 domain-containing protein; this translates as MNIRSKIVAALLASGLGLAGCASPAFVSPVSVTRFVAPQAAQLGSGTIAVVPAPGLGVEMEGAFAADFRTYADALGAALADQGYTVVPAADAAQVAELRFDTAVLDAAQRSPVNVGVGGSTGSYGSGVGVGVGINLGGRKPDSLDRSIGVVIRDKASTAVLWEGRASFSATDNSDYADNDAAAMRLAYALMEGFPGNDGETIEVE
- a CDS encoding M14 family metallopeptidase; this translates as MNDIQIHAAFDSGNIEVHSISGTAAKLALRKDKDSEFNQWFHFRVSGAQGQELELKITGLEDSAYPAGWPDYDACVSEDREYWGRAPSSYDKDADGGTLTIRYMPESDIAWFAYFAPYSMERHHDLVAQAAERGGVDYRCLGNTLDGQPLDCLSMGEGDKQVWLYARQHPGESMAEWWMEGALDVLCDPADAVGRILRRKCRLHIVPNCNPDGSRRGHLRTNAAGVNLNREWAEPTAERSPEVLAIRNAMDETGVDFAMDVHGDEAIPANFLAGFEGIPSWTDEQGDAYYRYRSILDRRTAEFQTELGYAVSKPGQANLSMSTNQLAERFGAVSMTLEMPFKDHAPCADVEQGWSPERCRMLARECLAALVEWLDD
- a CDS encoding endonuclease/exonuclease/phosphatase family protein produces the protein MTAAGRQPHGKREIAFEIFAGLALLAILASLVPTDFWLVRSIDLVREPLVFLCTALGIAAFFIVRCRRWLIVGAFGLAALINLWRMWPYLAIAPAQIASIGAPGAADDACFSAMSINVKQENRDFAPVLEQIRLADPDILLLMETDQRWLDALAPVLTAYPTLEEYPLDNAYGMAFATRLPFLEGTYVENTSRDTPTFYGAMALPGGGAFEFIGLHPKPPLPGQSTAKRDANIARAGSTTPRKAAEAIVMGDFNDVPWSRTTAGFREAGGWRDPRIGRGAYPTFPAGMTWLGWPLDQLMVKGDLTIKSFEVMEQTSADHRAMLATICAVEP